A single window of Corallococcus silvisoli DNA harbors:
- a CDS encoding SRPBCC domain-containing protein has protein sequence MSFISCEADPRVGGTYRFVFGHPASEHPMAFFGTYSEATPHSRLAWTNEESAEGAVTTVTFEGNSGKTRVVVHDLYPSKEALDGAIASGSTCGMGETFDPLDELLVALGA, from the coding sequence ATTTCCTTCATTTCCTGCGAGGCCGATCCGCGTGTCGGGGGCACGTACCGTTTCGTGTTCGGCCACCCTGCCTCGGAGCATCCGATGGCGTTCTTCGGTACGTACAGCGAAGCGACGCCGCACTCGCGCCTCGCGTGGACGAATGAGGAAAGTGCCGAGGGGGCCGTCACCACGGTGACCTTCGAAGGGAACAGCGGCAAGACGCGGGTCGTGGTGCACGACCTCTATCCCTCGAAGGAAGCGCTCGACGGTGCCATCGCCTCCGGGAGCACCTGCGGGATGGGCGAGACGTTCGATCCGCTGGACGAGCTCCTCGTCGCCCTGGGCGCCTAG